The Lentzea guizhouensis genome contains a region encoding:
- a CDS encoding NADPH:quinone reductase codes for MFASWYDRHGAAAEVLRVGELPDPEPRPGEVRVAVRLSGVNPGDTKKRRGWLGSSMPFPRVIPHSDAAGVVDAVGEGMNRDRVGQRVWVYGAQSYRAFGTAAQYVVVPEHLALPLPDHVPDELAASLGIPGITAHRTVFADGPVDGRTVLVHGVLGGVGSLAAQLARWAGATVLGTVTRTSDLDLVDPEVVAHAVALDHPGSAAEIRAHAPNGVHRIIEVSLSDNADLDTAVIADDGVIAAYGTRTDRTELPFWPLLFANVTVRLFGSDDFPPAAKRAAARDLTAAAAAGAVRVHIGQLFPLAEIAAAHERVDAGGRGRVLVTLP; via the coding sequence ATGTTCGCGTCCTGGTACGACCGGCACGGGGCGGCCGCTGAGGTCCTGCGGGTCGGGGAGCTGCCCGATCCCGAGCCCCGTCCCGGTGAGGTGCGGGTCGCGGTGCGGCTGTCCGGGGTGAACCCCGGCGACACGAAGAAACGGCGGGGCTGGCTGGGTTCCTCGATGCCGTTTCCGCGGGTGATCCCGCACAGCGACGCCGCGGGTGTGGTCGACGCCGTCGGGGAGGGGATGAACCGCGACCGAGTCGGGCAGCGCGTGTGGGTGTACGGCGCGCAGTCCTACCGGGCGTTCGGGACGGCCGCGCAGTACGTCGTGGTGCCCGAGCACCTGGCGTTGCCGCTGCCGGACCACGTGCCGGACGAGCTGGCGGCGAGCCTCGGCATCCCGGGGATCACCGCGCACCGCACGGTGTTCGCCGACGGCCCGGTCGACGGCCGGACCGTCCTGGTGCACGGCGTTCTCGGCGGTGTCGGGTCGCTCGCCGCGCAGCTCGCGCGCTGGGCCGGCGCGACGGTCCTCGGCACGGTGACCAGGACGAGCGACCTCGACCTCGTCGACCCCGAGGTCGTGGCGCACGCGGTCGCCCTCGACCATCCCGGGAGCGCGGCGGAGATCCGGGCCCACGCACCGAATGGTGTGCACCGGATCATCGAAGTGTCCCTGTCGGACAACGCGGACCTGGACACCGCCGTGATCGCGGACGACGGCGTCATCGCCGCCTACGGCACCCGGACCGACCGCACCGAACTGCCGTTCTGGCCGTTGTTGTTCGCCAACGTGACCGTGCGCCTGTTCGGCAGCGACGACTTCCCGCCCGCCGCGAAACGAGCCGCCGCCCGTGACCTCACCGCAGCGGCGGCCGCAGGTGCGGTGAGAGTCCACATCGGACAGCTCTTCCCGCTCGCCGAGATCGCCGCGGCGCACGAACGGGTCGACGCCGGCGGTCGAGGTCGCGTGCTGGTCACCCTTCCCTGA